The Methanosphaera sp. BMS genome contains a region encoding:
- the ahaH gene encoding ATP synthase archaeal subunit H → MASISETISAIRQAESEADSIIENANKKSTEMIQEARSNADSLIETAKAEAEDQAKHIILAKEEEAGKEAVIITNESEANIKESLRGSHDKVDDAAEIIIETVL, encoded by the coding sequence ATGGCATCAATTTCTGAAACTATCTCAGCTATCAGACAAGCAGAATCTGAAGCAGATAGTATAATAGAAAACGCAAATAAAAAATCAACTGAAATGATCCAAGAAGCTCGTTCAAACGCCGATTCATTAATTGAAACAGCTAAAGCTGAAGCTGAAGACCAAGCTAAACACATAATTTTAGCAAAAGAAGAAGAAGCAGGCAAAGAAGCTGTAATTATTACAAATGAATCAGAAGCAAATATCAAAGAATCATTAAGAGGTTCTCATGATAAAGTAGATGACGCAGCTGAAATAATAATCGAAACTGTATTATAA
- a CDS encoding V-type ATP synthase subunit I produces the protein MFRPARMQKLSIVTLNKYSKATIDALHEKGYIQIDDLSEVIQEDEAYEGLGVSKQDPVASRIASLSMKCNNIIDTLKSAEQSQSIVDVIKGYISPKEIQPKTVENLQSDELADKAEEIINKVDNVLSPIESRMNEIGSEKTKYKDSLNVANQLSSFDIDFAYLQNSKYTNVITGRLPTDNLAEAKSQIEEITQEVEIAEGSTTTSGDVTYVPLIIVCASKFEEEISGVLRRLEFEKLDVTNLSGKSNEIIEASESKLDELESERKQCLKDIDEIGQRSKEHLLVINEQLEVEKERTEIYSYFGETETSKMFQAWVPKDKVEETKSLIDELTDGHSVIETEDPTDEEIDNNKVPVKQMNPGFAKPYELFVNMYSTPNYKDIDPTIIMALCFPFFFGYCLTDAFYGIILAIVGFILYQGMGKFSKTYKSFGVIVVQCGLWTILLGLLTGGFIGDFVPRFIMGDASAALPTVLPDINAFAHPENILIIAIIIGLIHLNIAFLFGIIDNVKRGNIKELCGGQLCWVLIELAIVLFIVTGSLPLLGIVFVIALLLLIYGVGPMGVMDIFGFLGDILSYSRLLALCLSTGGIAMTANLLCEMLTGMIPYVGIVLGIIVFLAVHLFNIAFQSMGAFIHSLRLHFVEFFGNFYEGDSAEFVPFKASRIYTKVKE, from the coding sequence ATGTTTAGGCCAGCGAGAATGCAAAAATTAAGCATAGTAACATTGAATAAATACTCCAAGGCCACAATCGATGCACTTCACGAAAAAGGATACATTCAAATAGATGACCTATCTGAAGTAATCCAAGAGGATGAAGCCTACGAAGGATTAGGAGTATCTAAACAAGACCCTGTTGCTAGCAGAATAGCATCATTATCAATGAAATGTAATAATATTATTGATACTTTAAAATCTGCAGAGCAATCACAAAGTATAGTGGATGTTATTAAAGGATATATCAGCCCTAAAGAAATTCAACCAAAAACCGTTGAAAATCTACAATCAGATGAATTAGCTGATAAGGCTGAAGAAATAATTAATAAAGTTGATAATGTTCTCAGTCCAATTGAATCTCGTATGAATGAAATTGGTTCTGAAAAAACAAAATATAAAGATTCTTTAAATGTTGCAAATCAATTAAGCAGTTTTGACATAGACTTTGCTTACTTGCAGAACAGTAAATACACTAATGTAATTACAGGTAGATTACCAACGGATAATCTAGCTGAAGCAAAATCACAAATTGAGGAAATAACTCAGGAAGTCGAAATCGCAGAAGGTTCAACCACAACAAGTGGGGATGTAACATACGTACCATTAATAATTGTATGTGCAAGCAAATTTGAAGAAGAGATATCCGGTGTACTCAGACGTTTGGAATTTGAAAAATTGGATGTAACCAATCTAAGCGGAAAATCCAATGAAATAATTGAAGCATCTGAAAGTAAACTGGATGAATTAGAAAGTGAAAGAAAACAATGTTTAAAAGATATTGACGAAATAGGTCAACGTTCTAAAGAACATCTTTTAGTAATTAACGAACAGTTAGAAGTTGAAAAAGAAAGAACAGAAATCTATTCATACTTCGGTGAAACAGAAACTTCTAAAATGTTCCAGGCATGGGTACCTAAAGATAAGGTTGAAGAAACTAAATCTTTAATTGACGAACTTACAGATGGACACAGTGTAATTGAAACTGAAGATCCAACTGATGAAGAAATTGACAACAATAAAGTTCCAGTTAAACAAATGAATCCTGGTTTTGCTAAACCATACGAATTATTTGTAAACATGTACTCAACACCAAACTACAAAGATATAGACCCTACTATAATCATGGCATTATGTTTCCCATTTTTCTTCGGTTACTGTTTAACCGATGCATTCTATGGAATCATATTGGCAATAGTTGGATTTATTCTATATCAGGGAATGGGAAAATTCAGTAAAACATACAAATCCTTTGGAGTAATAGTAGTTCAATGTGGTTTGTGGACAATCCTACTAGGTCTATTGACTGGTGGATTCATAGGTGACTTCGTACCTAGATTTATAATGGGCGATGCAAGTGCGGCTCTGCCAACGGTTCTACCTGATATCAATGCATTCGCACATCCTGAAAACATTTTAATAATCGCTATAATAATCGGTTTAATACACTTAAACATCGCATTCTTATTCGGTATTATTGACAATGTTAAAAGAGGAAATATCAAAGAGTTATGTGGCGGACAATTATGTTGGGTTTTAATTGAATTAGCAATTGTCCTATTCATCGTTACAGGTTCATTACCATTATTAGGTATAGTATTCGTAATTGCATTATTATTATTAATATATGGTGTAGGACCTATGGGTGTAATGGACATATTCGGTTTCCTTGGAGATATCTTATCATATTCAAGGCTATTGGCATTATGTCTATCTACTGGTGGTATAGCAATGACTGCTAACCTCTTATGTGAAATGTTAACTGGTATGATACCATATGTAGGTATTGTTCTTGGTATAATTGTATTCTTAGCAGTACACTTATTCAACATTGCATTCCAGTCCATGGGAGCATTTATCCACTCACTTCGTTTACACTTTGTAGAATTCTTCGGAAACTTCTACGAAGGGGACAGTGCAGAATTTGTACCATTCAAAGCAAGTAGAATATATACAAAAGTAAAAGAATAA
- a CDS encoding V-type ATP synthase subunit K (produces ATP from ADP in the presence of a proton gradient across the membrane; the K subunit is a nonenzymatic component which binds the dimeric form by interacting with the G and E subunits): MAAELALGSALAAIGAGVAVGFAALGSGIGQGIASSASVGAVAEDSSMFAQGLVFTAIPETQAIYGFLIAILLLVFSGIMGGSALGVTSGLVAIGAGAAVGFGGLGSGMGQGIASSASVGAVVEEPSMFAQGLVFTAIPETQAIYGFLIAILLLVFGGILGA; the protein is encoded by the coding sequence ATGGCAGCAGAATTAGCATTAGGTTCAGCTTTAGCTGCAATCGGAGCAGGTGTAGCAGTAGGTTTTGCAGCATTAGGTTCAGGTATCGGTCAAGGTATCGCATCAAGTGCATCTGTAGGTGCAGTAGCTGAAGATTCAAGTATGTTTGCACAAGGTTTAGTATTTACAGCTATTCCTGAAACTCAGGCTATTTATGGTTTCCTTATAGCTATCTTATTATTAGTATTTTCAGGAATTATGGGAGGTTCCGCATTAGGCGTAACATCAGGTTTAGTAGCAATAGGTGCTGGAGCAGCAGTTGGTTTCGGTGGTCTTGGTTCTGGTATGGGTCAAGGTATCGCTTCAAGTGCATCTGTAGGTGCAGTTGTAGAAGAACCAAGTATGTTCGCACAAGGTTTAGTATTTACAGCTATTCCTGAAACTCAGGCTATCTACGGTTTCCTTATAGCTATCCTTTTATTAGTATTCGGTGGAATACTCGGAGCATAA
- a CDS encoding V-type proton ATPase subunit E produces the protein MSVGSDKIISSIQADAQQKADEILSKATAQCDEISAAGEVKAEEEKQQILSSAEKQADMKYQQIISEAKVNSRRKELESREELIEKAFRVASEKIEKQASENSANYVDSLKTMVKDASVQVGGSQLEILVREDDVDNIKSMIDEVSEYVTKETGNETSFIIGEPIDIIGGAIVKTVDGEIEVKNTIEARMLRYKKYLRSEVAKKLFR, from the coding sequence ATGAGCGTTGGATCAGATAAAATAATTTCAAGCATTCAAGCAGATGCTCAACAAAAAGCTGATGAAATTCTCTCCAAAGCCACTGCACAATGTGATGAAATCAGTGCAGCCGGTGAAGTAAAAGCTGAAGAAGAAAAACAACAGATTTTAAGTTCTGCAGAAAAACAAGCTGACATGAAATATCAACAGATAATTTCAGAAGCAAAAGTTAATTCCAGAAGAAAAGAACTTGAAAGCCGTGAAGAGTTAATTGAAAAAGCTTTCAGAGTAGCATCAGAAAAAATTGAAAAACAGGCATCTGAAAATTCCGCAAATTATGTGGATTCTTTAAAAACTATGGTTAAAGATGCTTCCGTACAAGTAGGTGGATCACAACTTGAAATTCTCGTAAGAGAAGATGACGTTGATAATATAAAATCCATGATTGACGAAGTATCCGAATATGTTACTAAAGAAACAGGTAACGAAACTTCCTTCATCATTGGTGAACCAATAGACATTATTGGTGGAGCTATAGTAAAAACTGTTGATGGAGAAATTGAAGTTAAAAACACTATTGAAGCACGTATGCTTCGATATAAAAAATATCTAAGATCAGAGGTTGCTAAAAAACTATTTAGATAG
- a CDS encoding V-type ATP synthase subunit C — MEESITGLITSFGFSSPEAFIALLVMVLAVIGAVVVVITFRPLMEYYPYTYPNSRVRAKIGKLFNEKQITELAEAESLDEVTNYLRGTRDYAPFVDKYPIEQALDANLAESYDLLAKIAPKTLKPTFNLMLKQWDIKNIKSVLIAKEAKLNEEETRELLVPYGELKDDHDKLIEADSIQDIIVALEGTPYAKILEESLPDYNENKTLLTLESALDNYYYEKVLVASSSQEDDNTRMLHSYIGTKVDIENIKIIMRAKADGLSYEQINPYVINNGYRLREWKLKEFMESEDMNSLLSSIESSEYGSVVADHIPEYNQTKSISVFDEALDAYERDTAKNIFKKKPFGIGPIVGFMYKKEDEIKNLKIIARSKRGPVVPSSEIKEMLL, encoded by the coding sequence ATGGAAGAAAGCATTACAGGATTAATTACATCTTTCGGATTCTCTTCTCCTGAAGCATTCATTGCATTATTAGTTATGGTACTTGCTGTAATTGGAGCAGTCGTAGTAGTAATAACCTTTAGACCATTAATGGAATATTATCCATACACTTACCCTAACTCAAGAGTTAGAGCAAAAATAGGTAAATTATTTAACGAAAAACAAATCACAGAACTGGCAGAAGCTGAAAGTCTTGATGAAGTAACTAATTACCTAAGAGGAACAAGGGACTACGCTCCATTTGTTGATAAATACCCAATTGAACAAGCATTAGATGCAAATTTAGCAGAATCCTATGATTTATTAGCTAAAATAGCACCTAAAACATTAAAACCAACATTCAATTTAATGTTAAAACAATGGGATATTAAAAACATCAAAAGTGTATTAATTGCTAAAGAAGCTAAATTAAATGAAGAAGAAACTCGTGAATTATTAGTTCCATATGGTGAATTAAAAGATGACCACGATAAACTAATTGAAGCAGATTCAATTCAAGATATTATCGTAGCACTTGAAGGTACACCTTACGCTAAAATTCTAGAAGAATCATTACCTGATTACAATGAAAATAAAACTTTATTAACATTAGAATCAGCATTAGACAATTATTACTATGAAAAAGTACTAGTAGCTTCTTCAAGTCAAGAAGATGATAATACTAGAATGTTACACAGTTACATAGGAACAAAAGTAGATATTGAAAATATAAAGATTATCATGAGAGCAAAAGCAGATGGTCTTTCATATGAACAAATCAATCCATATGTAATAAATAATGGATACAGATTACGTGAATGGAAACTTAAAGAATTTATGGAATCAGAAGACATGAATTCATTATTAAGCAGTATCGAAAGTTCTGAATATGGTAGTGTTGTTGCAGATCACATTCCAGAATACAACCAGACAAAATCCATATCAGTATTCGATGAAGCATTAGATGCTTACGAAAGAGATACAGCTAAAAATATCTTTAAGAAAAAACCATTCGGTATAGGTCCTATAGTAGGTTTCATGTATAAAAAAGAAGATGAAATCAAAAATCTTAAAATTATTGCAAGAAGTAAAAGAGGACCTGTTGTACCTAGTTCCGAAATTAAGGAGATGTTATTATGA
- a CDS encoding V-type ATP synthase subunit F: MKKDIAIMADPDTVTGFMLGGIKSGFPVHNEDEARTTLKQLVDEEYSIIITTEEIGDELREDITKYTSSTALPMIIEVPDKSGSHKRETDPMNELIKRVIGVEMVK; the protein is encoded by the coding sequence ATGAAAAAAGACATTGCTATAATGGCAGATCCAGATACAGTAACTGGTTTTATGTTGGGTGGAATCAAAAGCGGTTTCCCTGTACATAACGAAGATGAAGCAAGAACTACTTTAAAACAGTTGGTTGATGAAGAATACTCAATCATTATCACAACTGAAGAAATTGGTGATGAACTACGTGAAGATATAACCAAATACACTAGTTCAACAGCATTACCAATGATAATTGAAGTACCAGATAAGTCAGGCTCACATAAAAGAGAAACTGACCCAATGAATGAACTTATTAAAAGAGTTATTGGGGTAGAGATGGTAAAATGA
- a CDS encoding ATP synthase subunit A, whose protein sequence is MITGKIIKIAGPVIVGGGMRGTQMHEMVRVGDIGLIGEIIELEGDTATIQVYEETAGIKPGEKVESTGGPLSVELGPGILKSIYDGIQRPLTEIKSLSGDYLPRGVDVPALDKEKEWDFKPTVSVGDEVNGGDIIGTVQETVAIEHKIMVPPNVSGTVKSIESGRHTVVDDIAEIETADGIKKLQMMQIWPVRVGRPYVNKLDPDVPLITGQRAQDTFFCVAKGGTSAIPGPFGSGKTVTQQQLAKWADADIVVYIGCGERGNEMTEVLTEFPELEDPKTGNPLMDRTVLIANTSNMPVAAREACVYTGITIAEYFRDMGYDVALMADSTSRWAEAMREISGRLEEMPGEEGYPAYLASRLAQFYERAGRVTTIGSHKAIASVTVVGAVSPAGGDVSEPVTTNTLRIAKVYWALDASLADRRHFPSINWLNSYSLYVDSITPWWNGEVGSDWRDLRNTAMALLQKEAELNEIVQLVGPDALPEKDRVTLEAARMLREDFLQQNAFDDTDTYCSPKKQYNMLKTLLLYNTTAQEALADGADVNKLVNLDVRVDLDRMKYVPEDEFDAKTEELRNQITKQCSEAGQ, encoded by the coding sequence ATGATCACAGGAAAAATTATTAAAATTGCAGGTCCAGTTATTGTCGGTGGAGGTATGAGAGGTACCCAGATGCACGAAATGGTTCGTGTCGGTGATATTGGACTCATAGGTGAAATTATTGAACTTGAAGGCGATACAGCCACAATTCAGGTTTACGAAGAAACTGCTGGTATCAAACCAGGAGAAAAAGTAGAAAGTACTGGTGGTCCGCTCTCTGTAGAATTAGGTCCTGGTATACTTAAATCTATTTACGATGGTATTCAAAGACCATTAACAGAAATTAAAAGTTTATCCGGAGATTACCTACCTAGAGGGGTAGACGTACCAGCATTAGATAAAGAAAAAGAATGGGATTTCAAACCAACAGTATCTGTTGGAGATGAAGTAAATGGTGGAGACATCATTGGTACAGTTCAAGAAACTGTAGCTATCGAACATAAAATTATGGTACCACCTAACGTATCAGGTACTGTAAAATCCATCGAAAGTGGAAGACACACTGTAGTAGATGACATTGCAGAAATCGAAACAGCTGATGGAATCAAAAAATTACAAATGATGCAAATTTGGCCGGTAAGGGTAGGTAGACCATACGTCAACAAATTAGACCCAGATGTACCTCTTATAACAGGTCAAAGAGCACAGGATACATTCTTCTGTGTAGCTAAAGGTGGAACATCTGCTATTCCAGGTCCATTCGGATCAGGAAAAACAGTTACACAACAACAATTAGCAAAATGGGCAGACGCTGATATAGTTGTATATATTGGATGTGGAGAACGTGGTAACGAAATGACAGAAGTACTTACCGAGTTCCCTGAATTAGAAGACCCAAAAACTGGAAATCCTTTAATGGACAGAACAGTTCTTATTGCTAACACATCAAACATGCCGGTAGCAGCTAGGGAAGCATGTGTATACACAGGTATTACCATTGCTGAATATTTCAGAGACATGGGTTACGACGTAGCACTTATGGCAGACAGTACCTCAAGATGGGCAGAAGCTATGAGGGAAATTTCCGGACGTCTTGAAGAGATGCCAGGGGAAGAAGGTTACCCTGCATACTTAGCTTCAAGATTAGCACAGTTCTATGAACGTGCAGGACGTGTAACAACAATCGGTTCACACAAAGCAATCGCTTCAGTAACCGTAGTTGGAGCAGTATCTCCAGCAGGTGGGGACGTATCAGAACCAGTTACAACCAACACATTACGTATTGCAAAAGTATACTGGGCATTAGATGCTTCACTTGCAGACAGACGTCACTTCCCATCCATCAACTGGTTAAACAGTTATTCATTATACGTGGACAGTATTACTCCATGGTGGAACGGTGAAGTCGGTAGTGATTGGAGAGATCTAAGAAATACCGCTATGGCTCTTTTACAGAAAGAAGCAGAACTTAACGAAATTGTACAATTAGTAGGTCCTGACGCATTACCTGAAAAAGACCGTGTAACATTAGAAGCAGCACGTATGTTAAGAGAAGACTTCTTACAACAAAACGCATTCGATGATACAGATACATATTGTTCACCTAAAAAACAATATAACATGCTAAAAACACTTTTATTATACAACACAACCGCTCAAGAAGCATTAGCTGACGGCGCAGATGTAAATAAACTTGTAAACTTAGATGTTAGAGTAGACTTAGACAGAATGAAATATGTACCAGAAGATGAATTTGATGCTAAAACAGAAGAATTAAGAAATCAAATTACAAAACAATGTAGCGAGGCTGGACAATGA
- a CDS encoding V-type ATP synthase subunit B, with translation MNDVDIKTREYTTVSEVSGPLMVVQDVEGVAYNEIVEIETPTGENRTGQVLEVENDVALVQVFEGTSNLNTLSTKVRFTGETAKIGVSTDMLGRIFNGIGKPIDGGPDIIPDKELDVNGSPMNPAARQFPAEFIQTGISTIDGMNTLVRGQKLPIFSGSGLPHNQLAAQIARQAKVLAEDTEFAVIFGAMGITHEEANFFMNEFEQTGALERVTVFMNLADDPAIERIMTPKMALTTAEYLAFEKGMHVLVILTDITNYCEALREISSARSEVPGRRGYPGYMYTDLSQMYERAGRIGGKDGSITQMPILVMPQDDITHPIPDLTGYITEGQIVLDRELDRNGIYPPVNVLPSLSRLMSGGIGADRTREDHSGVSDQLYAAYAEGRDLRDLTAVVGEEALTETDLKYLRFADAFEDQFIRQSLDEDRSIQETLDLGWNLFTILPKTELKRVKDEYVEKYLPTEESKVEEETTEE, from the coding sequence ATGAATGATGTAGATATTAAAACAAGAGAATATACTACAGTATCAGAAGTATCTGGACCTTTAATGGTTGTTCAAGATGTTGAAGGTGTAGCTTACAACGAAATTGTAGAAATCGAAACTCCTACAGGTGAAAACAGAACTGGACAAGTATTAGAAGTTGAAAACGATGTAGCACTTGTTCAGGTATTCGAAGGTACAAGTAACCTCAACACATTATCCACAAAAGTCCGTTTCACTGGTGAAACTGCAAAAATCGGTGTATCAACTGATATGTTAGGAAGAATATTCAACGGTATTGGTAAACCTATCGACGGTGGACCGGATATCATTCCTGACAAAGAATTGGATGTGAACGGTTCTCCAATGAACCCTGCAGCAAGACAATTCCCTGCAGAATTTATCCAAACCGGTATCTCAACTATCGACGGAATGAACACACTTGTACGTGGTCAGAAATTACCTATCTTTTCAGGTTCTGGTTTACCTCACAACCAGCTTGCAGCTCAAATTGCAAGACAAGCAAAAGTACTTGCTGAAGATACTGAATTTGCAGTAATTTTCGGTGCTATGGGTATTACTCACGAAGAAGCAAACTTCTTCATGAACGAGTTTGAACAAACCGGTGCATTAGAAAGAGTAACAGTATTCATGAACTTAGCAGACGACCCTGCTATTGAAAGAATCATGACCCCTAAAATGGCACTTACAACTGCTGAATATTTAGCATTTGAAAAAGGTATGCACGTATTAGTAATTCTTACCGATATTACTAACTACTGTGAAGCACTTAGGGAAATTTCATCAGCACGTAGTGAAGTACCAGGACGTAGAGGATACCCTGGTTACATGTACACTGACTTATCACAGATGTACGAACGTGCAGGACGTATTGGTGGAAAAGACGGATCTATTACACAGATGCCTATATTGGTTATGCCTCAGGACGATATTACACACCCTATTCCTGACTTAACCGGATATATTACAGAAGGTCAGATTGTATTAGACCGTGAATTAGACAGAAACGGAATCTACCCTCCAGTAAACGTACTTCCTTCATTATCAAGGTTAATGAGTGGGGGTATTGGAGCAGACCGTACTCGTGAAGATCACAGTGGGGTATCAGACCAATTATATGCAGCATATGCAGAAGGTCGTGACTTACGTGATTTAACAGCTGTAGTTGGGGAAGAAGCTTTAACTGAAACCGATCTTAAATACTTAAGATTTGCTGATGCATTCGAAGATCAATTCATCAGACAAAGTCTTGATGAAGACAGATCTATTCAAGAAACTCTTGATTTAGGTTGGAACTTATTTACCATCTTACCTAAAACTGAACTTAAACGTGTAAAAGACGAATACGTTGAAAAATATTTACCAACTGAAGAATCCAAAGTAGAAGAAGAAACTACTGAAGAATAA
- a CDS encoding V-type ATP synthase subunit D translates to MAGEKLDGINPTRMELLNLKDRAKLSTKGHSLLKEKRDALIKEFFEILDRVQGSRDEVEKKLAIAYAELNKAQIDMGDMAVKRAALSVRESIELDISSRSIMGVSVPVVKSQATHNDVISRGYGFAGTSANLDIAAKEFEESIKIIIELGEIEKTILMLAKEIEATKRRVNALEHVMIPRINNTISFIEMRLEEMERESFVQLKVIKRNIDSRE, encoded by the coding sequence ATGGCAGGAGAAAAACTGGATGGAATTAATCCAACACGTATGGAACTTCTTAATTTAAAAGACAGAGCTAAATTGTCTACTAAAGGTCATAGTCTTCTTAAAGAAAAAAGAGATGCTCTCATTAAGGAGTTTTTTGAAATATTGGATAGAGTTCAAGGTTCTAGAGATGAAGTAGAAAAGAAATTAGCTATTGCTTATGCAGAACTAAACAAAGCTCAAATAGACATGGGAGATATGGCAGTTAAACGTGCCGCTTTATCAGTTAGAGAATCTATCGAATTAGACATAAGTTCTAGAAGTATTATGGGTGTTTCTGTCCCTGTTGTAAAAAGTCAAGCTACACATAACGATGTAATTAGCAGAGGTTATGGTTTTGCTGGAACTTCAGCTAACTTAGACATAGCTGCTAAGGAATTCGAAGAGTCAATAAAAATCATTATTGAACTCGGTGAAATCGAAAAAACCATTCTTATGTTAGCTAAAGAGATTGAAGCAACTAAAAGAAGAGTAAATGCTTTAGAACATGTAATGATTCCTCGTATCAACAACACCATTTCATTTATTGAAATGCGTTTAGAGGAAATGGAAAGGGAAAGCTTTGTACAGCTTAAAGTTATTAAGCGTAACATTGACTCAAGAGAATGA
- a CDS encoding ATP-grasp domain-containing protein, with the protein MYIITKILIVGSNTRPLSKSLKQLGYTVYATSFFNLLDQEDVVDKLIVPDEFSSFDMDVIIDLALEYVNEVDYIICSNDIDVTRFPKSKVIGNYDVDAINNKYKLYKKLHKNFLMPETFKLNSLEEAFEISKSSDKKYIVKPIYGSGGVNIDWLNEDSHVDDTFILQEYIDGNSISSSFLSYPNGEVDIITASHQIIGSNRLNAANFLYCGNVTPLVNHSDKIDNISTKISHMYNLVGSNGIDFIMQNNRFYVLEVNPRIQGTFENIENSFDFNLADAHINSCNNHKVNIPTVKKFSVKLMPYSFKDAYYNLNNIPNVHDISSVDYLIKKSYPVCTIITSDRILENAMIKSEMIQKRVYSSIVKEV; encoded by the coding sequence GTGTATATTATTACTAAAATATTAATAGTAGGTTCCAATACTCGTCCGTTATCAAAATCCTTAAAGCAATTGGGTTACACGGTATATGCCACTAGTTTTTTTAATCTCTTGGATCAGGAGGATGTTGTTGATAAACTGATTGTTCCGGATGAGTTCTCATCATTTGATATGGACGTCATAATTGATTTGGCATTGGAATATGTCAATGAAGTGGATTACATCATATGTTCCAATGATATTGACGTAACTCGTTTTCCAAAATCTAAGGTTATCGGTAATTATGATGTGGATGCTATTAATAACAAGTATAAACTCTATAAGAAGTTGCATAAGAATTTTTTAATGCCTGAAACGTTTAAGTTAAACTCTCTGGAAGAGGCATTTGAAATAAGCAAGTCCAGTGATAAGAAGTATATTGTAAAACCAATCTATGGCTCTGGAGGGGTTAATATTGACTGGTTAAATGAAGATTCCCATGTTGATGATACATTTATCCTGCAGGAGTACATTGATGGTAACAGTATCAGCAGTTCATTTCTATCCTATCCTAATGGGGAGGTGGATATTATCACTGCATCCCATCAGATAATCGGCTCCAATAGGTTGAACGCCGCTAACTTTTTATATTGTGGAAATGTAACGCCTTTGGTTAATCATAGTGATAAGATTGACAATATATCTACCAAGATTTCTCACATGTATAATCTTGTCGGCTCCAATGGAATTGACTTTATCATGCAAAACAACAGGTTTTATGTACTTGAAGTTAATCCTAGGATTCAGGGAACTTTTGAGAATATTGAAAATTCCTTCGATTTCAACCTTGCAGATGCACATATCAATTCTTGCAATAATCATAAAGTAAACATACCTACCGTTAAAAAGTTCAGTGTTAAATTAATGCCCTATTCATTTAAAGATGCATATTATAATTTAAATAATATTCCTAATGTACATGATATATCTAGTGTGGATTATTTAATCAAGAAATCATATCCGGTATGTACTATAATAACAAGTGATCGAATATTGGAAAATGCAATGATAAAATCTGAAATGATTCAAAAAAGAGTTTACAGTTCTATTGTAAAAGAAGTTTAA